Proteins from a genomic interval of Pararge aegeria chromosome 26, ilParAegt1.1, whole genome shotgun sequence:
- the LOC120635205 gene encoding H/ACA ribonucleoprotein complex subunit 4, which produces MTDVLLSNTEVFSEKKKKKNKDTVTLGAFQKLGDFKIEPSESVSKLDTAYWPLLLKNFDRLNVRTNHYTPLPFGSSPLKRSITEYVKSGFINVDKPSNPSSHEVVSWIKRILKVEKTGHSGTLDPKVTGCLIVCIDRATRLVKSQQNAGKEYVAIFNLHSAVENIQKVTQGLEKLRGALFQRPPLISAVKRQLRVRTVYDSKLLDYDKERNIGIFWVSCEAGSYIRTMCVHLGLMLGVGGQMIELRRVRSGIQGEQEGMVTMHDILDAQWAYENHKDETYLRRVIKPLEGLLIAHKRIFIKDSAINAVCYGAKVLLPGILRYEDGIEIDQEIVIVTAKGEAVALAVALMTTSTMACCDHGVAAKLKRVIMERDTYPRKWGLGPKASQKKMLIQQGKLDKFGKPNESTPSEWLNSYVDYKVKKEAENGDEKVEEGGRKRTASTANAEDPNNSVEVKAEKKKKKKKRDTEAEVDTPAEAEPVAEDADTTAADDSVRKEKKKKKKKDKHQDKEEE; this is translated from the coding sequence ATGACTGACGTCCTGCTGAGCAACACCGAAGTGTTTtcagagaagaagaagaagaaaaataaagatacaGTGACGCTGGGTGCCTTTCAAAAGCTAGGAGACTTCAAAATCGAGCCTTCAGAGAGTGTTTCGAAGTTAGATACAGCGTATTGGCCATTGTTATTGAAAAACTTCGACAGACTCAACGTGCGTACCAACCACTACACGCCTTTACCGTTTGGTAGTTCGCCCTTAAAACGCTCCATTACCGAATACGTCAAGTCCGGATTTATAAACGTAGACAAACCCAGCAATCCAAGTTCCCACGAAGTCGTATCATGGATAAAAAGGATTCTCAAAGTCGAGAAGACCGGCCACTCAGGTACTCTGGATCCTAAGGTTACTGGCTGCTTGATCGTGTGCATAGACCGCGCCACGCGTTTGGTAAAATCCCAACAGAATGCTGGCAAGGAATACGTTGCTATATTTAACTTGCATTCCGCCGTTGAAAATATACAGAAAGTCACACAAGGTTTGGAGAAGCTGCGTGGGGCTTTATTCCAGCGCCCGCCGTTAATATCTGCTGTGAAACGTCAACTGCGAGTCCGGACAGTGTACGATAGTAAACTGCTAGATTATGACAAGGAACGCAACATTGGTATTTTCTGGGTTAGCTGCGAGGCTGGTTCCTATATACGTACCATGTGCGTCCACTTGGGATTAATGCTCGGTGTTGGTGGGCAGATGATCGAGCTGCGGAGAGTTAGGTCAGGTATACAGGGTGAGCAGGAAGGTATGGTGACAATGCACGATATTCTAGACGCCCAATGGGCGTATGAAAACCATAAAGATGAAACGTATCTACGCAGAGTTATCAAACCGTTGGAAGGATTATTAATAGCTcataaaaggatttttattaagGACAGTGCTATAAATGCAGTTTGCTATGGTGCAAAAGTACTTCTACCTGGTATATTGAGGTATGAAGATGGTATAGAAATCGACCAAGAAATTGTTATCGTTACAGCAAAAGGAGAAGCTGTTGCGTTAGCCGTTGCTTTAATGACTACTTCAACAATGGCGTGTTGTGATCACGGTGTGGCTGCAAAACTTAAACGGGTTATAATGGAGAGGGATACTTACCCACGCAAATGGGGCTTAGGACCTAAGGCTTCTCAGAAGAAAATGTTAATCCAACAAGGGAAACTGGACAAGTTTGGTAAGCCAAACGAAAGTACCCCGTCAGAATGGTTGAACAGCTATGTCGACTATAAAGTTAAGAAAGAGGCAGAAAATGGTGATGAGAAGGTAGAGGAAGGTGGCAGGAAGAGGACTGCGAGCACAGCTAATGCTGAAGATCCAAACAACTCAGTTGAAGTAAAAGcagagaagaaaaagaaaaagaagaagcgTGACACCGAAGCTGAAGTAGATACACCTGCAGAGGCTGAGCCAGTTGCTGAAGATGCAGATACAACAGCTGCAGACGACTCTGTACGCaaagagaagaaaaagaagaagaagaaggacaAACATCAGGATAAAGAGGAAGAATGA